From Carya illinoinensis cultivar Pawnee chromosome 5, C.illinoinensisPawnee_v1, whole genome shotgun sequence, one genomic window encodes:
- the LOC122311921 gene encoding protein PLASTID TRANSCRIPTIONALLY ACTIVE 7, with protein MAISALSCTLYSASTARIEARAWNSWRPSCAVCPLVMSQIQKDGPGRRVWRRRKLTKKDDMLRYKLERIPFLEEQIRKVRETGKLLTMDIERLLLSEDNRFDFVNEVAAEAKEYVENNVDAYGGKKKAILHVLSNRVNDAGFYRPEAYEESDPFKPGPDYLKEEFT; from the exons ATGGCGATTTCCGCACTGTCTTGCACTCTCTATTCAGCTTCAACTGCG aggATTGAGGCAAGAGCTTGGAATTCATGGCGGCCGAGCTGTGCTGTCTGCCCGCtg GTAATGTCCCAAATACAAAAGGATGGTCCAGGCCGGCGAGTGTGGCGGCGTAGGAAATTG ACAAAGAAGGATGACATGCTGCGGTACAAATTGGAGCGAATTCCTTTCCTTGAGGAGCAGATAAGGAAGGTAAGGGAAACAGGGAAGCTGTTGACCATGGACATTGAAAGATTGTTACTGTCGGAGGATAACCGGTTTGATTTTGTGAATGAGGTAGCTGCTGAGGCGAAGGAATATGTTGAGAATAACGTGGACGCGTATGGAGGTAAGAAAAAAGCCATCCTTCATGTGCTCAGCAACCGTGTGAATGATGCCGGGTTTTACCGACCAGAGGCATATGAAGAATCTGATCCCTTTAAACCTGGCCCTGATTACCTGAAAGAAGAATTTACATAG
- the LOC122311971 gene encoding protein phosphatase 2C 57 produces MALTSPQLQKFLLAKLQNYSRSSFKPPKKFTSTAKPRSRCCSAIAIDVPSSLTGLAGVRWGLTTLQGLREEMEDDAVVRSDGLDGFSFAAVFDGHGGFSSVKFLRDELYKECVAALQGGLLLNGRDFETIREALQEAFAKADSKLLNWLDEMSGDEDESGSTATVMLIGNDMLFISHVGDSCVVLSRTGRAEILTNPHRPYGSNKVSLQEIKRVREAGGWIVNGRICGDIAVARAFGDMRFKTKKNEMLKKGVVEGKWSEKFASRVQFNADLVTASPDVYQVALGSDAEFVLLASDGLWDYMNSSDAVTFVRNQLRKHGDVQLASKALAEAVLDQRSQDNVSIVIADLGRTDWQTLPLQQQNFLYELGQAFATIGIVSVGIWMSSQLSL; encoded by the exons ATGGCACTAACAAGTCCTCAGTTGCAGAAATTCCTCTTGGCAAAGCTCCAAAACTACAGCAGGTCCAGCTTCAAGCCACCGAAGAAATTCACTAGTACCGCCAAACCAAGAAGCCGATGCTGCTCGGCTATTGCTATCGATGTGCCGTCATCGCTAACCGGATTAGCCGGTGTTCGTTGGGGATTGACAACCCTGCAGGGTCTTCGGGAAGAGATGGAAGACGATGCTGTTGTCCGGTCTGATGGCCTTGATGGGTTCTCGTTTGCTGCAGTTTTTGATGGGCATGGTGGGTTTTCTTCAGTCAAGTTCCTCAG GGATGAGCTATATAAAGAATGTGTTGCAGCTTTACAAGGTGGGTTACTTCTGAATGGAAGGGATTTCGAAACCATTAGAGAAGCATTGCAAGAGGCGTTTGCAAAGGCTGATTCAAAGCTATTGAATTG GCTTGATGAAATGTCTGGGGACGAAGATGAATCTGGATCAACAGCGACTGTTATGTTGATTGGAAATGATATGCTGTTTATTTCACATGTTGGTGACTCATGTGTG GTCCTATCTCGCACTGGAAGAGCAGAAATCTTAACCAATCCTCATCGACCATATGGAAGCAACAAGGTCTCActtcaagaaatcaaaagaGTTAGAGAAGCAGGTGGATGG ATTGTAAACGGAAGGATTTGTGGAGACATTGCTGTAGCTCGTGCTTTTGGTGACATGCGGTTTAAGACAAAGAAAAATGA GATGCTAAAGAAGGGAGTGGTAGAAGGGAAATGGTCTGAAAAATTTGCTTCTCG TGTACAATTCAACGCAGACTTGGTTACTGCATCTCCAGATGTTTATCAAGTAGCTCTTGGGTCGGATGCAGAATTTGTACTGTTAGCATCAGATGGCCTATGGGATTACATGAACAG CTCAGATGCAGTTACTTTTGTTAGGAATCAACTTCGAAAACATGGAGATGTTCAA CTTGCTAGCAAAGCACTTGCAGAAGCAGTTCTG GACCAACGATCACAAGATAATGTCAGCATTGTCATTGCTGATTTAGG CCGGACAGACTGGCAAACTTTGCCACTTCAgcaacaaaattttttatatgaattggGCCAAGCTTTTGCTACAATTGGTATTGTGTCAGTTGGAATTTGGATGTCATCTCAGCTGTCTTTATAA